CCCGCGTCACTGTGGGCCATGGCAAGCCGGCAGGCGACGCGGGCGGAGGGCACCTCGGCGAACGCCCGGGTGAGTACAGCGAGGCGCTCTGCGGTGACTCCAGGGGAAAGGAGGCTTTCTACGGCAAGGTGGAAGCGCTCGTCGGCCGGGTAGAGGTCAAGCGCCTTGGCGAGCCATGCGGCCACCGCATCCGGGTCGAGGGTCCGGCGCCTCCCGGCGTCCCTCGAAGGTGGCCAAGGCAAGCCAGGGTGGCCTGTCGGTGTCGAGAAGCGGCAGGAGCAGTGCCCAGCCCCGCGCGGTCCGCGCATCGCGGTCCGGATTATTCCACCCGCCCGACCAGACGAAATACGCCTCGGCGAGGACCGCCTCTGCAGCTGGCGTACGCAAACCAGACGCCTCGAGCATCCCGACCGCCGCACCCGGGTTGCCGCCCCAGGCAAGGCAGGCCGCGTGGCGGACGATGGTCTCCGCATTTCTCTCTTCGAGCTCGCTGTAGGCGGCTGCCGCTTTCCCGAGTTCTTCGCCCCCCGTCCATCAGGTCGTCGGCAGCGAGCTCGCACTCCGTGCGCGCCGTTTCCGCCAGTCCAAGAAACGCCGTGTAGTACCCAGCCATGCAGCCACCTTCGCAAGAGAGACCCCGGCTGCCGGTCGAGCACCCGCCCGCCGGCAGAACACCGAAAGCATACGCCCGCCCCCCACCCGCGTTTAGTACCTCGCTAACCAGTCAGGCCTTCAGGACCGCGCAAAACAATGCACGTGGCCATCCGATGGTGTGGAGAGAGGCGTCGGGCCACCTGTGGCCTCGCGCGCACAGCCGAGCGGACCGGCCACCCTGTGCAGGGCCTGCAATGCATCGGGGTGCGCCTTCGACATCCAGCGGATGAAGGCCGGGTCGTCGAGTAGCCGGCTGCATGTGCCGGCAAGGACGACGCCTTCGAGGACGGAGAGCCCCTCCGCCCCGGTCTTGCCGGTGCGGGGCGAGCGCGCGCACCACGCCTGGTTGATGCCATGGCGGGCGAGGTGCCGGACACCCTCCGTGTCCTGGAGGAGCAAGGCGATGGCGCCAGCGAAGGCAGCAAAGTGCGCCTCTGCATCGCCGGCAACGGCTTTGAGGACGACCGCCTCTTCCCGGCGGCGCCAGAGGCGTTCGGCCTTGTTTACCCACATCGCATCGCGTCCCGCCTCGAGAGGCGTGCGAGGTCGCCGAGGATGGCAAGCGAGGGATATGTGCATCCGTCGATGAGCGGACCGTTCCTCGCACAGAAGGTCCGTGGCCAGACGGGAAACAACACACGGGGCAAGACCAGGTAATCGCGAGGTGCCGGCTCGTCAAACCCGGTGCGGACAAAGACCACGATGTCGGTGTCTTCAACAGCCCGGTGGTTGAAGTACTGCATACGCCCACGCCCCACCGCACGAAGGACCGAAAACGACACCGTCCACGCCCCGTCGATGCAAAGCACCCAGCCACAGCGCTCGACCTTTGAGCCCGATTCACCCAGCCATTCGGCGACAAAGCCGGTGACCGATTGCCGCCACCTTGTAATCAGCGCACGGGCCGCAGCCACATCGGAATTGCGCGGCTGGGTGTAGCCAAGCAGGCGGTAGAGCGGGGTCAGTCCGCCGAAACGTCGTGCCACGGAGTGACTGTCCGGCAGTGTCGGGTCGGCACGGATGAGCTCGACTGACAGACGCCCTTCCCGTTCGAGGAGACGGCGCGCATTGACGACGATGTCGTCGTTTGACATGTGCTCGTTTTGCCGCCGGTGCGCCGCTTGTGCCGCATCGAACAGCTCGCGGCTGACAATGGGCCGGATGGCGCCTTCGGCGCGTATCCAGGACGCTTCAGGCCGATGCTCGAGCGGGCCACCGAGCCGCTTGGCCTCGCGGCCGTAGACCAGGGTGCCCGTGTAGCGCTCGGAGGTGATGACCTCATGGACACGACCATAGGTCCAGGGTTTGC
Above is a genomic segment from Luteibacter aegosomatissinici containing:
- a CDS encoding recombinase family protein, which translates into the protein MSGATTPESPILAAAYMRMSTDMQQYSILNQTLAISAYADSHQMRVVRTYRDEGKSGLTIENRPGLLSLMKDITRGRLEYSTVLVLDVSRWGRFQNVDESAYYEFLCWKAGITVRYVAELFENDGSPFAMIVKGLKRAMAAEYSRELSGKTVAAHRQLASRGYHQGASPGYGLRRMLIDQSGKRRQILTRGERKGTQTDRVVLVPGPVREQRTIRWMFQQVVAGKTFTAIARDLNDKGTTTTFGKPWTYGRVHEVITSERYTGTLVYGREAKRLGGPLEHRPEASWIRAEGAIRPIVSRELFDAAQAAHRRQNEHMSNDDIVVNARRLLEREGRLSVELIRADPTLPDSHSVARRFGGLTPLYRLLGYTQPRNSDVAAARALITRWRQSVTGFVAEWLGESGSKVERCGWVLCIDGAWTVSFSVLRAVGRGRMQYFNHRAVEDTDIVVFVRTGFDEPAPRDYLVLPRVLFPVWPRTFCARNGPLIDGCTYPSLAILGDLARLSRRDAMRCG